The Paramisgurnus dabryanus chromosome 1, PD_genome_1.1, whole genome shotgun sequence genome includes a window with the following:
- the nuak1a gene encoding NUAK family SNF1-like kinase 1, translating to MEMISAHAELPGSNGEDQTEPLPVDYPGGEMPASLGVRRGSSVKKHHHKHNLKHRYELLETLGKGTYGKVKKAIERHTGRVVAIKSIRKEKIKDEQDMVHIRREIEIMSALRHPHIISIYEVFENKDKIVIVMEYASKGELYDYISERRKLSERETRHFFRQIVSAVHYCHKNGVVHRDLKLENILLDDNGNIKIADFGLSNLYHKDKLLQTFCGSPLYASPEIVNGRPYRGPEVDSWALGVLLYTLVYGTMPFDGGDHHRLIRQISSGDYREPPQSSDARGLIRWMLMVNPERRATIEDIANHWWVNWGWKSSVCDCQTKRENSSPMLARFIDWQNRTDVRPGKPQHPEPANITNVTNTSLTPARRLRKCMKENDGGMWGVAEEKPGLKRPKGILKTRATSGDQRSQSLCEVELRRSICYQDTNSSPDSSPEREDTLGGSPAKIVSMLPKKGILKNSQERESGYYSSPERSESSELLGGATVQPPNSSPTKRSVGRKGILKRNGKYSAHNAGVQGEVPVDSNLPRSQSRPSSIVYEEKGLSSMGLDWPPTSPKPNIRGSLSAEDLLQMSGFRGLQTVAPLHGGKGTRSPPGSPGDNGSFSLLGDMDDVTQVYQKALDISGKLS from the exons ATGGAGATGATCTCCGCACACGCGGAACTACCCGGGAGTAACGGAGAGGATCAAACTGAGCCTCTGCCGGTGGACTATCCCGGTGGAGAGATGCCGGCCTCTCTCGGGGTGCGAAGAGGGTCGAGCGTAAAGAAGCATCACCACAAACACAACCTGAAGCACCGATATGAGCTGCTGGAGACACTCGGGAAAGGGACATACGGGAAAGTGAAGAAAGCCATAGAGAGACACACTGGACGAGTG GTGGCAATTAAATCCATCCGAAAGGAGAAGATTAAAGACGAGCAGGACATGGTGCACATCCGAAGAGAGATCGAGATTATGTCTGCTCTCCGTCATCCGCATATCATCTCTATATACGAAG TGTTTGAAAACAAGGATAAGATCGTGATCGTGATGGAATATGCCAGCAAGGGCGAGCTGTACGATTACATTAGCGAACGTCGCAAGCTCAGCGAGAGAGAGACGAGACACTTCTTCAGACAGATCGTCTCTGCTGTGCATTACTGCCATAAG AACGGAGTTGTACACAGAGATCTAAAGCTGGAAAATATTCTCCTGGACGACAACGGCAACATTAAA ATTGCAGATTTTGGTTTGTCTAACCTTTACCACAAAGATAAACTTCTTCAAACGTTTTGTGGCAGCCCACTGTACGCCTCCCCAGAGATCGTAAATGGAAGACCATATCGAGGTCCAGAG GTTGACAGTTGGGCACTGGGTGTATTGCTCTACACACTTGTGTATGGAACAATGCCATTCGATGGAGGAGATCACCACAGACTCATTCGACAAATCAGCAGTGGCGATTACAGGGAGCCTCCACAGTCATCAG ATGCTCGAGGTTTGATACGCTGGATGTTGATGGTTAATCCAGAACGGCGGGCTACAATAGAGGACATCGCAAATCACTGGTGGGTGAACTGGGGATGGAAGTCCAGTGTCTGCGACTGCCAAACAAAAAGGGAAAACAGTTCACCCATGCTAGCCCGCTTCATTGACTGGCAAAACCGCACTGACGTCCGACCAGGCAAGCCTCAGCACCCGGAGCCTGCTAATATCACTAATGTCACAAATACGAGCTTGACCCCAGCCCGACGTCTAAGAAAATGCATGAAGGAGAACGATGGAGGCATGTGGGGTGTTGCGGAAGAGAAACCGGGTCTCAAGAGACCTAAGGGCATCCTGAAGACTCGTGCCACCAGTGGAGACCAGCGGTCCCAGAGCCTGTGCGAGGTAGAGCTTAGGAGGTCCATTTGTTACCAAGACACTAACTCTAGCCCTGACTCGAGCCCGGAGCGAGAAGACACGCTCGGTGGCTCCCCAGCAAAAATCGTCTCAATGTTACCCAAAAAAGGCATTTTGAAAAACAGTCAAGAGCGAGAATCTGGGTATTACTCCTCACCGGAACGCAGCGAGTCCTCTGAACTCTTAGGGGGCGCCACTGTGCAACCTCCGAACAGCTCGCCAACAAAACGGTCTGTAGGTAGGAAAGGTATACTGAAGCGAAACGGAAAGTATTCTGCTCACAATGCCGGAGTCCAAGGGGAGGTGCCGGTAGACTCAAATCTCCCACGGAGCCAGAGCCGACCCTCCAGCATTGTTTATGAAGAGAAGGGTCTCTCCAGCATGGGATTGGACTGGCCACCCACCTCTCCAAAACCCAACATTCGGGGCTCTCTGTCAGCCGAAGACTTACTGCAGATGTCCGGATTCAGGGGGCTTCAGACCGTTGCGCCCCTTCATGGCGGAAAAGGCACTCGCAGTCCTCCCGGTTCTCCCGGAGACAACGGCAGTTTCTCCTTGCTGGGTGATATGGATGATGTCACCCAGGTGTACCAGAAAGCCCTGGACATCAGCGGCAAGCTGAGCTAG